CGCCTCGGCGACGGCAACTGGCCGGGCATGCGGGCAGAGCCCCTGGGTACGGAGTTCATTGTCCCGGTTTGCCACCCGGAACTGAAAAATAGCTTTAAAAAATTATCAGACCTTATTGAAACTGATAGAATTCATACACTTGGCTTCGACGATCACTGGTCACGTTATTTCGACGCGTTGGGCCTTGAAACTCCGCCGGAAGGATCATCGATCACTGTCGATACGTCGCTGGCCGCGGTTGAACTGGCAGCCGCGCAAAGCGGGGTCGCATTGCTGCTGGAACGCGTCGCCCTGAGCCTGGTCGCGAGCGGCCGGCTCGTCATTCCGTTCGAGCCGAAGATACCGTCCGTCCAGACCCACTATCTGCTGCAGCGTGACGCGGACCGGCCCCGTAAACCGGCTGCCCGGACCGTCGAGAACTGGCTGCGAAGGCTGTTTGCCGGCACCGGGTATACCTAGGGCACGGATCCTGCCCGAGATCACTCGGCTGCAAACAGCTTTGCCGTCATTGCGAGACTGGCACCGCACGGTTCTTCCGCCTCTCCGGCTTCGTCACCTGCCGCGCGCTCCGACGGGCGCAGGTTGACAAAGTCGTAGAGTGCGCGATCAAGCAAATGCGACGGACGCGTATGGCCGAGCGCTCTCGCCATGACGCCGAGGCGGCCCGGCGATTGCTTTTCCCAGCCCTGCAGCATCCGCTTCACCTCCTCGCGCTGCAGCCCGTCCTGGGAGCCGCACAGGTTGCACGGTATGATCGGAAACTGCATGCCCGATGCGAATTTCGCGATGTCGCGTTCGGCGCAATAGGCAAGCGGACGCAGGACCAGCAGATCGCCCTCATCATTGACGAGTTTCGGCGGCATGGACGCCAGACGGCCACCGTGGAAAAGGTTCATGAAGAAGGTTTCGAGAATGTCTTCCCGATGGTGACCGAGGACGATTGCCTCGCAGCCCTGTTCGCGGGCAATGCGGTAGAGAATGCCGCGCCGCAGGCGCGAGCACAGCGAACAATAGGTCTGATGTGCGGGGATCTTGTCGGTCACGATGGAATAGGTATCCTCGCGCACGATGATGTGCTCGATCCCGTTATCCTCAAAGAACTTCGGCAGAATATCGGTCGGGAACCCCGGCTGCGCCTGGTCCAGGTTGCAGGCGACCAGATCCACCGGCAGCAATCCGCGCCAGTGGAGTTCGATCAGCACCGCCAGCAGCGTGTAGCTGTCCTTGCCGCCGGACAGGCAAACCAGCCACTTGGGTCTTTTCTGCTGAGAGGCATCCTTGGGCAGCATGCCGAAATCGTCCATCGCCTCGCGCGCCTGCCGCAGCAGACGCTTGCGCAGCTTCTTGAACTCCACGCTGGACGGCACGTTTCGCAGGAGCGCCGGCACATCCGTGGTGTTGGTATCGGTTAAGTCATTCATCGCAAGGGCCCGGGCAGCAGGACGTGTCAAGTGTCGCGCTGATTTAGCCGAACAGGCCGGACTTGAAAAGACCTGTCCGAAGGCAGGCCTTCTCTGGTGCGATGGGTGACGCCGGTGGCGCTGCCGTGCGCGGGGTCCGGGCAGCGCCGCCTTTTCGGCTCAGACCGCGCGGTAGCGCTGCGCGACGGTGTCGAAGGCAAAACGCGTGTCGACGCCCCTGATCTCGGCGATCAGGTCGAAATTGTCGCTTCCGGTGGACGAATAGCCTTCATCGACGAAGAGGCGGCCAAGACCGTCCGACGCGATACTGCCCCACCAGCGATACCGCGCCCCGCCAACGGGACCTGCGATTTCGACCGCCTGCCCGGCAAGCGACGAGACGCGAAACAGGATCGCCATTTTCGACAGGATGCCGTCTGCATCCGCCCGCAGCGGCTGTGCCGACACAAGCGCCTGCTGCAACACAAAGGTCGAGTGGGCAGCCACCAGCTGCGGGCTGATATCAATCAGTGCGCGGACTTCAAGGGGCCGCCACCGTTCGACCTCCCGGCGGAAGGCGACGGAGCGCCGGTTGCCGCCGACGCCGAAGAGCGCACCGGCAAGCGCCGGAATGTCGGGCCGGTTGCCGATACGCTGCGTGGCCGGACGTCCGGGCGCATCCTGCTGCGGACTGCCGGTTGTCCGAAGCGCGTTTCTGAGCTCGTCCGGCGTGAACACGGGCCTGTTTCTGGCACGCGCCATGCCCTGTACGCAGGCAAGCGCACCGGTGACGATCGGCGACGCACTTGATGTTCCGGAGAACGTGTCCGTGTACCAGAGGTCTTCGTCGGTGCCGCCCTGCAAGTCGCCGTAGCCGCAGGTCGTGACCTCCCGGCCCCAGCCTTGCGCATCCACCAGTGCACCGTAGTTTGAAAATCCCAGCCGCGACCTGTCGGGCCCATGATTGCGGCCATGGGTGCCGGGAGGCGGCGCGCCAGCCCCGGCCACGATGGCCCCGGAATCGCGGTTGGTCCTGCGGAACGGGTTGGTCCATCCGGCCGGAAAACCGAAGCCCGGTGTTTCGTAAAGGGCATCGTCGAGATCTTCGGCGCCGTTTCCGGCGGCTTCCACGACAATGATCCCCCGCCGCGCGGCGTTGAGAATGGCAGCGAAATCATCAGGCCACCATTCAACGGCGATGTAACCACGCTGGTCCGGCCGCAGTTGAAAATTGTGCCTTGGCCCCGGCCGGTGCATTTCCAGAAGCAGGATATCTCCCGCGCCCAGCCTGGCGGCTGCATGATTGATCGCGCCGGCCGACCCGAGCGTGCGGTGTGAAACCGCCGTGCAAATCGCCTCTGGAGAAATCCCGGTGACACCGAACGGGTTCTCGTCACCGCCATACTCACCCAGAACTGCGGTCCCGTGATTACGCCAGCTTACATCGTTGAACTCCACACCGCCGACAACGCCGCCTTGGCGCTCGATCAGGTCTTCGTGGCTGAAACGCCACGCCCCCTCAATGTCGGTGATGTGGATGCCGGTGCCGCGTCCGCCGGCCTGGCTCCATGCCCAGCGCGCGTCAACGCCTGCCGGTGCCGGGTCCAGATAGATCTGCCGGGCGATGAAGTCAGGCGTTGCAGGCGGTGGAACATCCGGCATCGCGACCATCGCATTCATGGCACCGGAGACATCGGGCGCCTCTTCGGGCAGTTCTGCGGGCGGCTTGATATAGACGGCTTCGAATATGTCGTTTTCCAGAAGCTCTTTCTGCAGATCCTCAAGATCCGCATCCGGCGCGGACAGCTTGTAAAAGCCGGAGAGGCTTTCCAGCGGAGCCATCGCGGAAGGCGCCTGTGCCGCAACGGCCGCATCCACGCGTTCTTCCGAAGGTCCGAACAGGGGTGTCGCGATACAATTGTGTTTCTTGAACGCCTTTTCCGCTTTTGCGGTTTTCGATCCGCCGAGGGACCGCAGACTTGCGCCTGCAACGCGCAGTCCGACATCCGGCTTGGCAAGCGCAATCAGTTCGGGATGACGCCCCTGTGGTGCAGCTACTTTACGTGTCTTCCTGGCCATGGTGTTTCCTCCTGCTTGGAAGACGAACCGGCCGGCAGAATTACGGAAGCCCGATTTCAGGCTTCACATAGACGGATAAAACTCCGTCGATTTTCTTGATGCTTTCAGCAAAATCACCGGCCTGTTCGTCCAGAAAAAATGTGACGAAATAGCTGTCACCCGCCTCCGGATTGGGCGTTGCCAGATCAAAATTGGAACGCGCATTGCGCTGTTTGCTTTCCGACGCGACTTCAATCGCGTCAGCCCCGGTCGGCTTTTCTCTTTGCAAATCCGAGAAAAGCGAGGCGGACATCAGAACGACGACTTCTGCCAAGGGAGCAACCCGCAATACCAACAAGTGACAAATAAACCACGTCAGGCTATGCCCAAAAATCAATCAATTCAACGAACAAATACCAATAAGTTAAATTCAACCAACAAAACAACCAGAAGATGACCTAAGGTAATTTATTTAATTTAATGAAATAATTAAGATACAAACAGAATTTATAAAGTGATCTATAAATTCTTACGCTCAACCATCTAGAGACTCTGGCAAAATATCTCCTCTGATACGATATTCTTGTTTAAGTTGCATGAAAAGTTGCATCTGTTCAGGCTGTGCAATGGCGGTGTACGCTTTTCATGGCCTGCCCTTGAAGAAACAATTCCGGTTCGGGCAGTGCGGCATGGGAGGGTTTCGAAATGACGGTTACACTCGACATTCAGCAGCCACAGCCTTTCGATCTCGTCGGTTCGACGATCATGATAGCGGGCAACGCCGCCGCATTCGAAGGGACACTCACCATCCGTGTGTCCGAAGGGCATGATGAGTACTCATCCTTCACCAATGTCGGTTCGCTCGGCCTCCGGCAGTTCCAGGCCTCGATCGACATACCCGACACGAACACGTTCCAGCTCAACAGGCTCTTCCTGACGCTGGCCGACGACACCGGCAACGAAAACGGACCTTCCGTCGTCATTCCCGTGCTTTTCGGACCGAAGATCCTGCCCGGTTACGGTGGCTGGCAGCCTTACACGGTCCAGTCGGGCGACACGCTTTCCCAGATTGCGCAGCAGCAATACGGGAACTCGAACTTCCAGCCGATCTTCGAAGCGAACCGGCACATCCTGAGCGATCCGAACGTGATCTTTCCAGGTCAGCTCCTGAGAATACCGCGCAACGACATCTGACGGCACGCAGAAACCAGGGCGGCCAGACCGCACTGCGCGCGTTCTATCGCGGCTGCTGAGGCGAAGCCCGGCGGGCTTTAGTGTGCCGTATTTCATGCAGTGCGGCGCGGCATTCACGATGCGTGAGTTTCTTCTTACTTTAAGTTACTGATTTACTTTCTTTCTTCAGCTCCACTCTTCAGCTTTCACGAATTCTCGAACCGCCCGCGGTCTGGCTGCGTATCAGGAGGGAATTGATAACCGGAACAGAGATGACCGAAAGAGGAAGGGATCAGATGCTATCCAAGAGGACAATCAGACAGGGCACCGGATGCGTTACCGCATTCGTTTTCACAGCCGTCATGGCCACATCCGCCGTTGCCGACATATCCGTGCGCTTCGATGAAGGCGCACCGAAGGACAGGTTCACGTTCGAAAATGTCGGCAGTTGTCCGATCAGCGCTTCGGAGCTTGTGCTGGACATCTCCGGGTCAAAAGCGGGTCTCATCTTCGACACGACCGGTTCCGGCGCCGGTGTTGAGGTCTTTCAGCCACTCGAAATCGTCAATGGGTCGAAGTCGCTGGCAGCCGTTACGCCTGTCAAAGATGGTGACAGCGAGATCACCCTTTCCATCGCCGGCCTGCAGCCCGGTGAAAAAATCGCCTTCACGATCGACGTCGATGACACGGCCGGCGGGCGCGAGATCACCGTTTCCGGGTCGGAAATCGAAGGCGCCCTGGTAACCTTCAGCAACAAGGGTGAAACGGCGACCGCGGTTCTTTCCTCGAGCGCGACGGCGCTGGTAAAAACAGGCGCTTGCTGACGCTCCGCAATGCCCTGTCTGCGGGCCTGGAGCCCCCTTTGAAGGGCTCTTGTGTTATTGGTAACGCACAACGCCCTTCAATACCGGCGGGACACGTTCCGCCTCCCTGAGAAACAGTGACCGGGCCGCCTTGAGAAACATCTTGTGCGGCCGGTTGCCCCGGGCCATCCTTTCCCGGTCAGGACAAAGATCGCCGCAGCATGCCACTCCCGAAAATCGCCGCCCTCACGCTCAACGTTGCAGATCCGGCCGGCCTCGCCGCATTCTACTGCGAGGTTCTCGGCATGAAGCGCATCGGAAATGCCTCTCCCCTTGCCGTCGGCTATGGTGGAGACGGGGCACGGCTGGAGTTCCTGCCAGGTTCCGATGCTGCGCGCTTTCACGCGGAGCGAAGCGACCGCTACTGGAAGATCGCCATCACGCTTCCGGACCTGGACTGCGCTTACCGGCAGCTGCGCGCAAGGGGCATAGAGGTCACCTCTCCGAACCAGTTTCGGGACATTGCCCGGATGAGCCATCTGGCCGATCCGGAAGGCCACACGATCGAACTTATCCAGCACACGTTCGACGGCAATGCCCTGACCCGCCAGGGCGACGATGCCCTGCCCCTCGGCGGTGGCGCGCAGCTTGGCCTGATCACGCTGCGCACCGACGATCTGGACGCGGAATTCAGTACCTGCCGGGACAAATTCGGCATGCGCTATCTGTCACGCCAGGATGTGCCTGACCTCGGGTTCTGCCTGTATTTCTTCGCCTTCACCGACGAGACCCCGCCCGTTCCGAATGTCGATGCGGTCGAAAACCGTGAATGGCTGTGGCAGCGCCCCTATACGGTGCTGGAGTTCCAGCACAGGAACGAGGGGCGCATTGCCCACCGGTCCGGCGACAAGCTGGGAGCCGCCACCGTCGCGATCGAAACCCCCGGCGGGCGAAAAACCATGCTGCGCTGAACCTCCGCCCGGCAAATACCCGGCGAAATGAAAAAGCCCGCCAAACGGCGGGCTTCTCCGGAACAATATTCGGCGCTGATCAGCGCGAATAGAACTCGACAACAAGGTTCGGTTCCATCTGCACCGGGTACGGCACATCTGCGAACGCGGGAACGCGGTTGTAGGTTGCGGTCAACTTGGCATGGTCGGCATCGACATAGTCCGGAACGTCACGCTCTGCGGACTGCACGGCTTCCAGAACCAGCGCAAGCTGCTTGGAGCGCTCACGGATCTCGACAACATCGCCCGGGCGCAGCTGGTAGCTCGGGATGTTCACGCGCTTGCCATTGACCTTGATGTGGCCGTGGTTGATGAACTGACGGGCAGCAAAAACGGTCGGAACGAACTTGGCGCGATAGATGATCGCGTCGAGACGGCGCTCCAGCAGGCCAATCAGGTTTTCCGAGGTATCGCCTTTCAGACGGGACGCTTCGGCATAGACCTTGCGGAACTGCTTTTCGGAAATGTTGCCGTAGTAGCCTTTCAGCTTCTGCTTGGCGCGGAGCTGAACACCGAAGTCGGACAGTTTGCCCTTGCGGCGCTGGCCGTGCTGGCCTGGACCATATTCACGCTTGTTGGCCGGGCTCTTCGGACGACCCCAGATGTTTTCGCCCATCCGGCGGTCGAGTTTGTATTTAACGCTGTGGCGCTTTGACATCGCGGTTTCCTTTGAATTCGCGTTGTTGTTCTAAAAGGAAACGCGCCCTCCTTTATCCTGACCCAAGGCATATGCCTTCAGGCCCGGATCGACAGGGGTTCAACAAGCGGCGCCGGCTGAACACCCACGGGTGCGTAGATCCGGAAGGCAAAACCCGCCGGACCGCGCGGGAGATACAGTGATCACCTTCAAATGTCAACGGCGACGCTTCGTCTGCACCGTCCTTGCGTGGACAAAGGTCGCTTCGTATGGACCCGGGACAGCCGAAGCGCGTTGGTGACAGCGCCGCGAACAAGCGTTGCAGCATCAAGCAAATCACGGCACAGCGCGCAGATT
This region of uncultured Roseibium sp. genomic DNA includes:
- a CDS encoding S8 family peptidase, with the translated sequence MARKTRKVAAPQGRHPELIALAKPDVGLRVAGASLRSLGGSKTAKAEKAFKKHNCIATPLFGPSEERVDAAVAAQAPSAMAPLESLSGFYKLSAPDADLEDLQKELLENDIFEAVYIKPPAELPEEAPDVSGAMNAMVAMPDVPPPATPDFIARQIYLDPAPAGVDARWAWSQAGGRGTGIHITDIEGAWRFSHEDLIERQGGVVGGVEFNDVSWRNHGTAVLGEYGGDENPFGVTGISPEAICTAVSHRTLGSAGAINHAAARLGAGDILLLEMHRPGPRHNFQLRPDQRGYIAVEWWPDDFAAILNAARRGIIVVEAAGNGAEDLDDALYETPGFGFPAGWTNPFRRTNRDSGAIVAGAGAPPPGTHGRNHGPDRSRLGFSNYGALVDAQGWGREVTTCGYGDLQGGTDEDLWYTDTFSGTSSASPIVTGALACVQGMARARNRPVFTPDELRNALRTTGSPQQDAPGRPATQRIGNRPDIPALAGALFGVGGNRRSVAFRREVERWRPLEVRALIDISPQLVAAHSTFVLQQALVSAQPLRADADGILSKMAILFRVSSLAGQAVEIAGPVGGARYRWWGSIASDGLGRLFVDEGYSSTGSDNFDLIAEIRGVDTRFAFDTVAQRYRAV
- the rpsD gene encoding 30S ribosomal protein S4, whose amino-acid sequence is MSKRHSVKYKLDRRMGENIWGRPKSPANKREYGPGQHGQRRKGKLSDFGVQLRAKQKLKGYYGNISEKQFRKVYAEASRLKGDTSENLIGLLERRLDAIIYRAKFVPTVFAARQFINHGHIKVNGKRVNIPSYQLRPGDVVEIRERSKQLALVLEAVQSAERDVPDYVDADHAKLTATYNRVPAFADVPYPVQMEPNLVVEFYSR
- a CDS encoding VOC family protein, giving the protein MPLPKIAALTLNVADPAGLAAFYCEVLGMKRIGNASPLAVGYGGDGARLEFLPGSDAARFHAERSDRYWKIAITLPDLDCAYRQLRARGIEVTSPNQFRDIARMSHLADPEGHTIELIQHTFDGNALTRQGDDALPLGGGAQLGLITLRTDDLDAEFSTCRDKFGMRYLSRQDVPDLGFCLYFFAFTDETPPVPNVDAVENREWLWQRPYTVLEFQHRNEGRIAHRSGDKLGAATVAIETPGGRKTMLR
- a CDS encoding LysR substrate-binding domain-containing protein, which translates into the protein MQALPNLLWLRSFEAASRLRSFTAAGNELGLTQAAISTHISALETQLGHQLLERTTRKIELTASGRAYLPAVRKALQELAVSTEGLFGNRTTGSVTIRAPISEGVLLIAPALPAFRETHPDIEIRLLSAIWANTVLETGIDIEIRLGDGNWPGMRAEPLGTEFIVPVCHPELKNSFKKLSDLIETDRIHTLGFDDHWSRYFDALGLETPPEGSSITVDTSLAAVELAAAQSGVALLLERVALSLVASGRLVIPFEPKIPSVQTHYLLQRDADRPRKPAARTVENWLRRLFAGTGYT
- a CDS encoding LysM peptidoglycan-binding domain-containing protein, giving the protein MTVTLDIQQPQPFDLVGSTIMIAGNAAAFEGTLTIRVSEGHDEYSSFTNVGSLGLRQFQASIDIPDTNTFQLNRLFLTLADDTGNENGPSVVIPVLFGPKILPGYGGWQPYTVQSGDTLSQIAQQQYGNSNFQPIFEANRHILSDPNVIFPGQLLRIPRNDI
- a CDS encoding aggregation factor core produces the protein MLSKRTIRQGTGCVTAFVFTAVMATSAVADISVRFDEGAPKDRFTFENVGSCPISASELVLDISGSKAGLIFDTTGSGAGVEVFQPLEIVNGSKSLAAVTPVKDGDSEITLSIAGLQPGEKIAFTIDVDDTAGGREITVSGSEIEGALVTFSNKGETATAVLSSSATALVKTGAC
- the ttcA gene encoding tRNA 2-thiocytidine(32) synthetase TtcA, with product MNDLTDTNTTDVPALLRNVPSSVEFKKLRKRLLRQAREAMDDFGMLPKDASQQKRPKWLVCLSGGKDSYTLLAVLIELHWRGLLPVDLVACNLDQAQPGFPTDILPKFFEDNGIEHIIVREDTYSIVTDKIPAHQTYCSLCSRLRRGILYRIAREQGCEAIVLGHHREDILETFFMNLFHGGRLASMPPKLVNDEGDLLVLRPLAYCAERDIAKFASGMQFPIIPCNLCGSQDGLQREEVKRMLQGWEKQSPGRLGVMARALGHTRPSHLLDRALYDFVNLRPSERAAGDEAGEAEEPCGASLAMTAKLFAAE